Proteins from a single region of Weeksella virosa DSM 16922:
- the murI gene encoding glutamate racemase — translation MIYDNRPIGVFDSGVGGLNFAKEIKRLLPKESIVYFGDTKHLPYGEKSAEAIKKYSKEITQFLISQNCKAILVACNTATANAIEIIKEVAGEEILVVDVINPVAEKVAYELRTKIGVIATKATVNSCAYKKTIRKFNKHIKVVEVATPLLVPIIEEGLYNTNVSRAVLEVYLSNKKLEGIDSIILGCTHYPLIQKEIEQIFEGKVQVINSPLIVVNCLIYQLHQRQQLANNNNPYYLFYLSDYTDNFHKISKRFFGNKIQLQEKDLTNF, via the coding sequence ATGATCTATGATAATCGACCAATAGGAGTTTTCGATTCTGGAGTAGGAGGACTTAATTTTGCCAAGGAAATAAAAAGACTTTTACCCAAAGAAAGTATTGTATATTTTGGTGATACCAAACACTTGCCTTATGGTGAAAAATCAGCAGAAGCTATAAAAAAATATTCAAAAGAAATCACGCAATTTTTAATAAGTCAAAACTGCAAAGCAATTTTAGTAGCTTGCAATACAGCTACAGCCAATGCAATAGAAATAATAAAAGAAGTTGCAGGTGAAGAAATTTTGGTTGTTGATGTTATCAACCCTGTGGCCGAAAAAGTCGCTTATGAATTACGCACCAAAATTGGTGTAATCGCAACCAAAGCTACGGTGAATTCCTGTGCTTATAAAAAAACTATTCGAAAATTCAATAAACACATTAAAGTTGTCGAAGTAGCAACTCCTTTACTTGTACCAATTATCGAAGAAGGATTATACAACACCAACGTATCTCGAGCTGTTTTAGAAGTTTATTTATCAAATAAAAAGCTAGAAGGTATAGATTCTATAATATTAGGTTGTACTCATTATCCTTTGATACAGAAAGAAATAGAACAAATATTTGAAGGTAAAGTTCAAGTGATTAATTCGCCGCTTATAGTTGTTAATTGCTTAATCTATCAGCTTCACCAGAGACAACAATTAGCCAATAATAACAATCCTTATTACTTGTTTTATTTGTCAGATTACACAGATAATTTTCACAAAATCTCCAAGCGCTTTTTCGGGAACAAAATACAGTTACAAGAAAAAGATTTGACTAATTTTTGA
- the hemW gene encoding radical SAM family heme chaperone HemW produces the protein MAGLYFHIPFCKQRCTYCDFHFTTNLSKVNEMIDAIIQEVELRKKTIQSPIETIYFGGGTPSILDNALLSKLFTYLEKKIDLSSLQEVTLEANPDDLTREKLRYLRSTPINRLSIGVQSFFDNDLTFMHRAHKADEAENSIKMAQDFGFDNLTIDLIYGTPTTTDQQWTKNLNKAVDLQIPHISSYALTVEEKTILNHAIKSGKASDIDEEQQYRQFCILQEFLTQRNYIQYEISNFGKEGFFAKHNTSYWQYKPYYGFGPSAHSYNGRCRQWNIANNQLYIKTIAQGKLPCETENLSEIDRYNEKLMIGLRTMWGIEIREIKNLFARDIFHSFQKETSLLLAEGLLKEEEGFLRIPDENKFYTDGITSRLFYV, from the coding sequence TTGGCAGGATTATACTTTCATATCCCTTTTTGTAAACAACGTTGTACGTATTGTGACTTTCATTTTACTACGAATTTGTCTAAAGTAAATGAAATGATCGATGCAATTATACAAGAAGTAGAATTGCGTAAAAAAACAATACAATCACCAATAGAAACTATTTATTTCGGAGGAGGAACACCAAGTATTTTGGACAATGCTTTATTAAGCAAACTATTTACATACCTAGAAAAAAAAATCGATCTTTCTTCTCTCCAAGAAGTAACATTAGAAGCAAATCCGGATGATTTAACCAGAGAGAAATTAAGATACCTACGCTCAACACCAATCAACCGATTGAGTATCGGCGTACAATCTTTTTTTGATAATGATTTAACCTTTATGCATCGTGCTCACAAAGCAGACGAAGCCGAAAACAGCATAAAAATGGCTCAAGATTTTGGTTTTGATAATTTAACAATAGATTTGATCTACGGCACACCAACCACCACTGATCAACAATGGACCAAAAATCTGAACAAAGCTGTCGACCTACAAATACCCCATATTTCTTCTTATGCATTAACGGTAGAAGAAAAAACGATACTAAACCATGCAATAAAAAGTGGCAAGGCATCTGATATTGACGAGGAGCAACAGTATCGACAATTTTGTATTCTACAAGAATTTCTAACACAAAGAAACTATATACAATACGAAATATCGAATTTCGGAAAAGAAGGTTTTTTTGCAAAACACAACACAAGTTATTGGCAATACAAACCCTATTATGGATTTGGACCATCTGCCCATTCTTATAATGGCCGCTGTAGACAGTGGAATATTGCTAATAACCAACTATATATAAAAACTATAGCCCAAGGAAAACTACCTTGCGAAACAGAAAATTTATCAGAAATTGATCGATATAACGAGAAACTAATGATCGGTTTACGTACCATGTGGGGCATAGAAATCAGAGAAATAAAAAATCTATTCGCTAGAGATATATTTCACTCTTTCCAGAAAGAGACCTCCCTTTTATTGGCAGAAGGATTGTTGAAAGAGGAAGAAGGGTTTCTACGGATCCCAGACGAAAATAAATTTTATACCGATGGCATCACTTCTCGATTATTTTACGTCTAA
- a CDS encoding chaperone modulator CbpM, which translates to MKSYQITIVQFCQYHQIDPEFITQLQDFGLIEIEEPNHPLTEDEIDLLERYKKFHYDLGINLEGLDVVKNLLEQIEQLQKEVRTLRQLESYFNHK; encoded by the coding sequence ATGAAAAGTTATCAAATCACTATCGTACAATTTTGTCAATATCATCAAATAGATCCAGAGTTTATAACTCAATTACAAGATTTTGGTCTAATAGAAATTGAAGAGCCAAATCATCCCCTAACAGAAGATGAAATCGATTTACTAGAAAGGTATAAGAAGTTTCATTATGATTTAGGAATTAATTTAGAAGGTCTAGATGTAGTAAAAAATTTACTAGAACAAATAGAACAGTTGCAAAAAGAAGTTCGGACATTAAGACAATTAGAATCATATTTTAACCATAAATAA
- a CDS encoding DnaJ C-terminal domain-containing protein has product MAYIDYYKILGLDKSASADQIKKAYRKLARKYHPDLNPNNQDAATKFKELNEANEVLSDPEKRKKYDKYGENWQYADQIEEQQRQQSKHQSYQQYSSSGEGFSGFDDYEGFSDFFGSMFGREGRQNRNQGFKGQDLHANLKLNLTDTLQTEKHTLTVNGKNIRLNIPAGVEDGQTIKIKGYGGKGHNQGPNGDLYITFEIINNTDFRIKGADLEKEVTIPLYDAVLGGETIIETLNGKVKIPIAEGTKNNQQVKLKGKGLPKYKKENQFGDLYIKYSIDIPTNLSAKEKELFTELKSLKS; this is encoded by the coding sequence ATGGCCTATATAGATTACTATAAAATATTGGGTTTGGACAAATCTGCATCTGCCGATCAAATTAAAAAAGCATACCGAAAATTGGCAAGAAAATACCATCCAGACCTCAACCCAAATAACCAAGATGCTGCAACAAAATTCAAAGAGCTTAACGAAGCGAATGAAGTTTTAAGCGATCCTGAAAAAAGAAAAAAATACGATAAATACGGAGAAAATTGGCAATACGCAGATCAGATAGAAGAGCAACAGCGTCAGCAATCCAAGCATCAATCCTACCAACAATACAGTTCTTCGGGTGAAGGATTTAGCGGTTTTGATGATTATGAAGGATTTTCTGATTTCTTTGGATCGATGTTTGGGCGAGAAGGTAGGCAAAATAGAAACCAAGGTTTCAAAGGACAAGATTTGCATGCTAATCTAAAATTAAATCTCACCGATACTTTACAAACCGAAAAACATACGCTTACCGTGAATGGTAAAAATATCCGATTGAATATTCCGGCTGGTGTAGAAGACGGACAAACTATAAAAATTAAAGGTTATGGAGGAAAAGGACATAATCAAGGACCCAATGGTGATTTGTATATTACGTTCGAGATTATAAATAACACCGACTTTAGAATAAAAGGAGCAGATCTAGAAAAAGAAGTAACAATCCCATTATACGATGCTGTTTTGGGCGGAGAAACTATTATAGAAACATTGAATGGAAAAGTGAAAATCCCGATAGCAGAAGGGACTAAAAACAATCAGCAAGTGAAATTGAAAGGTAAAGGTTTACCGAAGTATAAGAAAGAAAATCAATTTGGTGATTTGTATATAAAATATTCTATTGATATCCCAACGAATTTATCAGCCAAAGAAAAAGAATTATTCACCGAACTGAAAAGCCTAAAATCATAA
- the brnQ gene encoding branched-chain amino acid transport system II carrier protein yields MKNINIRTIITLGFALFAMFFGAGNLILPPFIGLETGDQWLYGIIGFGITGIIGPFLGLLAVIFSGESFFDLGKKIHPLFSVVMGTIIMLCIGPIIAIPRTSSLTYEIGIQPFFPYINSYVGSFVFFAVVIALSFSKSKIVDIIGNFLTPVLLLILFYLLYVGIINPVSTDYESLVSKSAAFGFGFVEGYQTLDVLASVIFAGIIIGATQTKGYHTIKERTRVSIFAGLLAIFFLLIIYGGLVYLGASSGVTNHSIFRTELLISIAHTLLGSSSTILLSICIALACLTTAIALTGAVASFFEQITRGFLPYKIGVLLCSFVAYMFSIMSVDEIIEFAVPILVFVYPIVLTLVLFVVLFSRTIKGKLPYIGAVIGTAMVAALGFLQHFNLLNEPLIALRESLPLYAYELEWLLPAIGFFVVFCLVEYMLKSRNISR; encoded by the coding sequence TACGGAATCATTGGTTTTGGTATAACAGGGATTATCGGACCATTTTTGGGTCTTCTTGCTGTTATTTTTTCGGGTGAATCTTTTTTTGATTTAGGCAAGAAAATTCATCCACTTTTTTCGGTCGTGATGGGGACGATAATTATGCTATGTATTGGCCCTATAATTGCGATTCCTAGAACTTCCTCTTTGACCTATGAGATTGGTATTCAGCCTTTTTTTCCGTACATTAACTCATATGTTGGAAGTTTTGTTTTCTTTGCAGTTGTAATTGCTTTATCCTTCTCTAAATCGAAAATTGTGGATATTATCGGAAATTTCTTAACTCCGGTACTGCTATTAATTTTGTTTTATTTACTCTATGTGGGAATTATCAATCCAGTTTCTACTGATTACGAGTCGCTTGTTTCTAAATCAGCAGCCTTTGGTTTTGGTTTTGTAGAAGGCTACCAGACATTAGATGTATTGGCTTCTGTAATTTTTGCAGGAATCATTATTGGTGCCACACAAACAAAAGGTTATCACACTATAAAAGAACGAACGCGCGTATCTATATTTGCAGGATTGTTAGCTATATTTTTTCTGCTTATCATCTATGGTGGTTTGGTATATCTAGGTGCATCTTCTGGGGTTACGAATCACTCTATTTTTCGTACAGAATTATTAATTAGCATCGCCCATACACTTTTAGGAAGCTCGAGCACGATTCTTTTATCAATTTGTATTGCATTGGCATGCCTCACGACAGCCATTGCACTTACAGGTGCTGTAGCATCTTTTTTCGAGCAGATAACAAGGGGCTTTCTGCCGTATAAAATCGGTGTTTTGCTCTGCAGTTTTGTGGCTTATATGTTTTCGATTATGTCGGTTGATGAAATCATTGAGTTTGCCGTTCCAATTCTTGTTTTTGTTTATCCTATAGTGCTAACCTTAGTTTTGTTTGTAGTACTTTTTAGCCGAACAATCAAGGGAAAGCTGCCTTATATCGGTGCAGTTATTGGTACAGCTATGGTAGCGGCTTTAGGGTTTTTACAACATTTTAATTTATTAAATGAGCCACTGATAGCTCTCCGAGAATCTTTACCATTGTATGCGTACGAATTAGAATGGCTATTGCCTGCAATTGGTTTTTTTGTAGTATTTTGTTTGGTAGAATACATGCTAAAATCTAGAAATATCTCCAGATGA